Proteins from one Shewanella pealeana ATCC 700345 genomic window:
- a CDS encoding tetratricopeptide repeat protein, whose translation MLRYVLITILSILSLPSFATIKAIDVYTQEQLVDLIRTKRYLTQVKGDDCQIVQDIEARAEVLKQPLYQYLWAEMLNYGICVKANPPRGIAMLKTSAEQGSAEAMVRMAEYYHDGKFVIEDKQRAVQYTLPAAATGDLPARMMLVRLFGEGYGSPRDYEVGFHWLYNEVFSDETTQAEAINLLKVLEAKMPPSAVARAKKEHLRTQQ comes from the coding sequence ATGCTGCGTTATGTATTGATTACAATCTTGTCTATATTGTCTCTACCAAGTTTTGCGACTATCAAGGCTATTGATGTCTATACTCAGGAGCAACTGGTTGATCTAATTCGAACTAAACGCTATTTAACACAAGTTAAAGGTGATGACTGCCAGATAGTACAGGATATTGAAGCAAGGGCTGAGGTACTAAAGCAGCCTTTGTATCAGTATCTTTGGGCGGAAATGCTCAATTATGGCATCTGCGTAAAGGCGAATCCGCCGCGCGGGATTGCTATGTTAAAAACCTCTGCTGAGCAGGGGAGTGCTGAAGCCATGGTAAGAATGGCTGAGTATTATCACGATGGTAAATTTGTCATCGAAGATAAACAACGCGCTGTGCAATATACATTGCCAGCTGCCGCGACAGGCGATCTGCCTGCGCGAATGATGTTGGTTCGGTTATTTGGTGAGGGCTATGGTAGTCCTCGAGATTACGAAGTGGGTTTTCATTGGCTATATAACGAAGTGTTTAGCGATGAGACCACGCAAGCCGAAGCAATTAATTTGTTAAAGGTGTTAGAGGCAAAAATGCCGCCCAGCGCAGTTGCTAGGGCAAAGAAAGAGCACCTTAGAACGCAACAATAA
- a CDS encoding adenylosuccinate synthase has product MGKNVVVLGTQWGDEGKGKIVDLLTEQAKYVVRYQGGHNAGHTLVIDGDKTVLHLIPSGILRDNVKCIIGNGVVLAPDALMTEINMLKERGVPVEERLLISEACPLILPFHCALDIAREKARGNNAIGTTGRGIGPAYEDKVSRRGLRVGDLFDAELFAVKLKEVMAYHNFMLTEYYKCEAVDYEETLKDALAIADYLKSMCTDVSELLDQARKAGEPILFEGAQGTLLDIDHGTYPFVTSSNTTAGGVATGSGFGPRHLDYVLGIMKAYTTRVGAGPFPTELKNEIGDYLGTKGHEFGATTGRKRRPGWLDIVAMKRAVQINSVSGFCLTKLDVLDGLEEVKICVGYQYPDGTVATTTPLAAEGYEKVTPVLETMPGWSESTFGATSVEQLPQAALNYIKRLEELLETPIDIISTGPDRNETMILVNPFS; this is encoded by the coding sequence ATGGGCAAAAACGTTGTAGTTCTCGGCACCCAATGGGGTGACGAAGGAAAGGGTAAGATAGTCGATCTTCTTACCGAACAGGCTAAATATGTCGTTCGTTACCAAGGTGGCCACAATGCGGGTCATACTCTAGTAATTGATGGCGACAAAACCGTTCTTCATCTTATTCCGTCAGGGATCTTACGCGATAATGTTAAGTGCATTATTGGTAACGGCGTGGTGCTAGCACCTGACGCGCTGATGACAGAAATTAACATGCTTAAAGAGCGTGGCGTACCTGTAGAGGAACGTTTATTAATTTCTGAAGCATGTCCTCTAATTCTACCATTCCACTGTGCCCTTGATATTGCTCGCGAAAAAGCGCGCGGTAACAATGCAATTGGTACAACGGGTCGTGGTATTGGTCCAGCATACGAAGATAAAGTTTCTCGTCGCGGTTTACGTGTAGGCGATCTGTTTGATGCAGAATTGTTTGCCGTTAAGCTGAAAGAAGTGATGGCTTACCATAACTTCATGCTGACTGAATATTACAAGTGTGAAGCTGTTGATTACGAAGAGACATTGAAAGATGCTCTAGCAATTGCTGATTACTTGAAGAGCATGTGCACTGACGTTTCTGAACTTCTTGATCAGGCGCGTAAAGCAGGTGAACCAATTCTATTTGAAGGTGCTCAGGGCACGTTACTAGATATTGACCATGGTACTTATCCGTTCGTAACCTCTTCTAATACTACCGCAGGTGGTGTTGCAACAGGTTCAGGATTTGGCCCACGTCATCTAGACTACGTTTTGGGTATTATGAAGGCATACACCACACGTGTTGGTGCTGGTCCTTTCCCTACAGAATTGAAAAACGAAATCGGCGATTACTTAGGTACTAAGGGTCACGAATTCGGCGCAACTACTGGTCGTAAGCGTCGTCCAGGTTGGTTAGATATCGTCGCTATGAAGCGCGCGGTTCAAATCAACAGTGTTAGCGGTTTCTGCTTAACTAAGCTAGACGTTCTAGACGGCCTAGAAGAAGTTAAGATCTGTGTTGGCTACCAGTATCCTGATGGAACTGTAGCGACAACGACTCCTCTAGCGGCTGAAGGTTACGAGAAGGTTACCCCTGTTCTTGAAACTATGCCTGGTTGGAGCGAGTCAACTTTCGGCGCAACTTCTGTTGAGCAATTGCCACAAGCGGCATTGAACTACATTAAGCGTCTTGAAGAGTTGCTAGAAACGCCAATCGATATTATCTCAACGGGTCCGGATAGAAACGAGACCATGATTCTAGTGAATCCGTTCAGTTAA
- a CDS encoding DUF2065 domain-containing protein has translation MSFELIMLSLGLVLIIEGIGPLLFPNRWRAYLKEISNQNQQLLQRLGGSLVTVGIVLLIIFS, from the coding sequence ATGTCTTTTGAGTTAATCATGCTGTCGTTAGGTTTGGTATTAATAATTGAAGGAATTGGTCCACTTTTGTTTCCAAATCGTTGGCGGGCCTATCTAAAAGAAATTTCCAATCAAAATCAGCAACTTTTGCAAAGACTTGGTGGTTCCTTAGTCACCGTAGGCATAGTGCTGTTGATTATTTTTTCATAA
- the rpsI gene encoding 30S ribosomal protein S9, which yields MAATQYYGTGRRKTSTARVFAKVGTGNIIVNKLPLDEYFGRETSRMVVRQPLELVEMTEKLDIMVTVKGGGNTGQAGAIRHGITRALMELDESLRPSLRAAGFVTRDARKVERKKVGLRKARRKPQFSKR from the coding sequence ATGGCTGCAACTCAATACTACGGCACTGGCCGTCGCAAAACATCTACAGCTCGCGTATTCGCTAAAGTAGGTACTGGTAACATTATCGTTAACAAGCTACCTCTAGACGAATACTTCGGTCGTGAAACTTCTCGCATGGTTGTTCGTCAGCCTCTAGAGCTAGTTGAAATGACTGAGAAGTTAGACATCATGGTAACTGTAAAGGGTGGTGGTAACACTGGCCAAGCAGGTGCAATCCGCCACGGTATTACCCGTGCGTTGATGGAACTTGACGAGTCTCTACGTCCTTCTCTACGTGCTGCTGGTTTCGTTACCCGTGATGCTCGTAAAGTTGAGCGTAAGAAAGTTGGTCTACGTAAAGCACGTCGTAAGCCACAATTCTCAAAGCGTTAA
- the rplM gene encoding 50S ribosomal protein L13 codes for MKTTFTATPETVTRDWFVVDAEGKTLGRISTEIATRLRGKHKPEYTPHVDTGDYIIVINADKVAVTGNKAKGKVYYSHSGFIGGIKQITFEKLQAHKPEMIIEKAVKGMLPKGPLGRAMFRKLKVYAGTEHNHAAQQPQVLDI; via the coding sequence ATGAAGACTACTTTTACTGCTACACCAGAAACAGTCACTCGTGATTGGTTCGTCGTTGACGCCGAAGGTAAAACTTTGGGTCGTATCTCTACTGAAATCGCTACTCGCCTACGCGGTAAGCACAAGCCAGAGTATACGCCTCATGTAGATACTGGTGACTACATCATCGTTATTAACGCTGATAAAGTTGCTGTGACTGGTAACAAAGCTAAAGGCAAAGTTTACTACTCACATTCAGGTTTCATCGGTGGCATTAAGCAGATCACTTTTGAGAAGCTACAAGCTCATAAGCCTGAAATGATTATCGAAAAGGCTGTTAAGGGTATGCTACCTAAAGGTCCATTGGGCCGTGCCATGTTCCGTAAGCTTAAAGTTTACGCTGGTACAGAGCATAACCACGCTGCACAACAACCTCAAGTTCTTGATATCTAA
- the zapE gene encoding cell division protein ZapE, producing the protein MSQLTPWQHYQQDLTRDDFSYDAAQELAVKQLQRVYDDLIALNDNQSKGLFSLFSKKRKQGVQGLYLWGGVGRGKTYLMDTFFDALPSDKKLRAHFHRFMHQLHIDLAELQGQRDPLIAIAKKMATQYQVICFDEFFVSDITDAMLLGSLFESLFAEGVALVATSNIIPDELYRNGLQRARFLPAIAAINKHCDVLNVDSGVDYRLRTLEQAEIFHSPLDTKAEQNLKEYFEKLAPESEVSTQGLEIDGRIIAIRQQAQGVLLIDFRALCDGPRSQRDYMEVARLYHTVLLSNVEQMGEHLTGDDIARRFLAMVDEFYERNVKLIISSAVTLEEIYTEGLLSFEFRRCRSRLTEMQSHDYLALEHIP; encoded by the coding sequence GTGTCGCAATTAACTCCATGGCAGCATTATCAGCAAGATCTAACTCGAGATGATTTTTCATATGACGCCGCTCAAGAGCTGGCCGTAAAACAGTTACAGCGGGTCTATGATGATCTGATCGCCTTAAATGATAATCAGAGTAAGGGCTTATTCTCTCTGTTTAGCAAAAAACGTAAACAAGGGGTTCAAGGCTTATATTTATGGGGCGGGGTAGGTCGCGGTAAGACCTATCTGATGGACACTTTCTTCGATGCCTTGCCTAGTGATAAAAAATTACGAGCACATTTTCATCGTTTTATGCATCAACTACATATCGATCTTGCTGAGTTACAAGGGCAAAGAGACCCTCTCATTGCTATTGCGAAGAAAATGGCGACGCAATATCAGGTGATCTGTTTTGACGAGTTCTTTGTATCAGATATTACCGATGCCATGTTGCTCGGTAGCTTGTTTGAGTCACTTTTTGCCGAAGGCGTAGCTCTAGTCGCAACTTCTAACATCATTCCTGATGAACTCTATCGTAATGGCCTGCAGCGTGCGCGTTTCTTGCCTGCGATTGCCGCCATCAATAAACATTGCGATGTGCTCAATGTTGATTCAGGTGTCGACTACCGCTTAAGAACTTTAGAGCAGGCTGAGATCTTCCATTCCCCCTTGGACACTAAAGCCGAGCAAAATCTAAAAGAGTACTTTGAGAAACTCGCGCCGGAATCTGAAGTATCGACCCAAGGCTTGGAAATCGATGGTCGAATCATAGCTATTCGTCAGCAGGCGCAAGGGGTGTTGCTTATCGACTTTAGAGCCTTATGTGATGGCCCTAGAAGCCAGCGAGATTATATGGAAGTGGCAAGGTTATACCATACGGTGCTATTGAGTAATGTCGAACAGATGGGGGAACATTTAACTGGTGATGATATCGCGCGTCGCTTCTTAGCTATGGTGGATGAGTTTTACGAGCGTAATGTAAAACTGATTATCTCATCGGCGGTTACTCTTGAGGAGATCTATACCGAAGGCTTATTAAGCTTCGAGTTTAGGCGCTGCCGCTCTAGGTTAACTGAGATGCAATCTCATGATTATCTGGCTTTGGAGCATATCCCGTAG
- a CDS encoding ZapG family protein, whose translation MEWALTFAAFVIGGVFGYVGHTLLAKNNRHKNNNEQLEQTQLELSQYKQEVSDHFDDHYKQLAELTAQLNRVNQQWNASASLFTSPVTDKQLPELGVQSTEKSDEKIDSIEEQKLAPA comes from the coding sequence ATGGAGTGGGCATTAACCTTTGCCGCGTTTGTGATTGGTGGCGTATTTGGCTACGTGGGCCATACTTTATTGGCTAAAAACAATCGTCATAAAAATAATAATGAGCAGTTGGAGCAAACACAGCTAGAACTCAGTCAATACAAGCAAGAAGTATCAGACCATTTCGATGACCATTATAAGCAGTTGGCAGAATTAACTGCCCAGTTAAATAGAGTCAATCAGCAGTGGAATGCATCTGCCAGTTTATTCACATCGCCAGTGACAGATAAACAACTACCTGAGCTAGGAGTTCAAAGTACAGAAAAGAGCGATGAGAAAATTGATTCTATTGAGGAACAAAAGCTAGCTCCAGCATAA
- a CDS encoding DegQ family serine endoprotease, with amino-acid sequence MKTKLSLLSAAILSATLTLAPVASQAAIPLAVDGQELPSLAPMLQETTPAVVAVAVSGTHVSKQKVPDAFRYFFGPNAPREQVQERPFKGLGSGVIIDAKEGYIVTNNHVIEGADEILIGLHDGREVEAKLIGTDAESDIALLQIKAKNLTALKRADSDKLQVGDFAVAIGNPFGLGQTVTSGIVSAMGRSGLGIEMLENFIQTDAAINSGNSGGALVNLNGELIGINTAIVAPGGGNVGIGFAIPANMVNNLVKQIIEHGEVRRGVLGVMGQDLTSELAKGFGIETQHGGFINEVMPDSAAAKAGIKVGDIIVSVNGRSIKSFQELRAKVATMGAGTKVEFGLIRDGDEETVTAVLGESTQAAEAAAGAVHPMLQGAKLETASSSGVEITDVAQGSPAAASGLIKGDIIVGVNRTKVKNLKALKSALEDQKGSVALKIKRDNTSLYLILR; translated from the coding sequence ATGAAGACTAAATTATCCTTACTTTCAGCTGCGATATTGAGCGCAACCCTGACACTAGCCCCTGTTGCTTCTCAAGCTGCAATTCCTTTAGCCGTCGACGGACAAGAGCTACCAAGCTTAGCGCCCATGCTGCAAGAAACAACGCCAGCCGTAGTAGCAGTTGCAGTCTCTGGAACCCATGTTTCTAAACAGAAGGTCCCCGATGCTTTCCGTTATTTCTTCGGCCCTAACGCTCCACGTGAACAAGTGCAAGAACGTCCATTTAAAGGGCTAGGTTCAGGGGTCATTATCGATGCCAAAGAAGGTTATATCGTCACTAACAACCATGTGATTGAAGGTGCCGATGAGATCCTTATCGGGCTACATGACGGCCGAGAAGTCGAAGCGAAACTAATTGGCACTGACGCAGAGTCTGATATCGCTTTATTGCAGATAAAAGCCAAGAATCTGACCGCATTGAAACGCGCCGACTCAGATAAACTCCAAGTCGGTGACTTTGCTGTAGCCATTGGAAATCCATTCGGTCTAGGTCAAACAGTTACTTCAGGAATAGTCAGTGCCATGGGCCGAAGCGGTCTTGGCATCGAGATGCTAGAAAACTTTATTCAAACCGATGCCGCAATCAATAGCGGTAATTCCGGTGGCGCCTTGGTTAACCTCAATGGTGAGCTTATCGGTATCAATACCGCGATTGTAGCTCCTGGTGGCGGCAACGTCGGTATTGGTTTCGCTATCCCTGCCAATATGGTTAATAACCTCGTTAAGCAGATTATTGAACACGGTGAGGTTCGCCGCGGCGTGCTTGGCGTGATGGGACAAGATCTCACCAGTGAACTCGCCAAAGGTTTCGGTATCGAAACTCAGCACGGCGGCTTTATCAACGAAGTGATGCCTGACAGCGCCGCTGCCAAAGCGGGTATAAAAGTCGGTGATATTATTGTCAGCGTTAATGGACGCAGCATTAAGAGCTTCCAAGAGCTACGTGCAAAAGTCGCGACTATGGGCGCGGGCACTAAAGTGGAATTTGGTTTAATCCGCGATGGCGATGAAGAAACGGTTACCGCAGTACTCGGCGAGTCAACTCAGGCGGCAGAAGCCGCTGCGGGCGCAGTGCATCCTATGCTACAAGGGGCGAAGCTGGAAACGGCAAGTTCGTCTGGAGTTGAGATCACAGATGTAGCTCAAGGCTCTCCAGCTGCAGCAAGTGGCTTAATAAAAGGTGATATTATCGTTGGTGTTAACCGCACTAAGGTGAAAAACCTCAAAGCCCTTAAATCTGCGCTTGAAGATCAAAAAGGCTCAGTGGCGCTAAAAATTAAGCGAGATAACACTAGCTTGTATTTGATCCTGAGGTAA
- the degS gene encoding outer membrane-stress sensor serine endopeptidase DegS — translation MIIKDTLIYVGKAILFGLIMAAVIIFVLPFITGQSLTNGITSRVSTSSNELSFSKAVRRAAPAVVNIYSLSIDQSKPLNPGSLQGLGSGVIMSKEGYILTNYHVIKKADEIVVALQDGRKFTSEVVGSDPETDLAVLKVEGDNLPVVPVNLEIPARVGDVVLAIGNPYNLGQTITQGIISATGRNGLSSGYLDFLQTDAAINAGNSGGALIDTTGQLIGINTAAFQVGGEGGGHGINFAIPIKLAHSIMGKLIKNGRVIRGALGIGGEPVGPVMAQILNLPDLTGVVITSIDRNGPAAQAKLQPRDVITKYEGESIPGVEMLMDRIAETTPGKKVMMTVIRDGKSYEVPVVIAEKPVHYN, via the coding sequence ATGATCATTAAAGACACTCTTATATATGTCGGTAAAGCCATTCTGTTTGGCCTTATCATGGCTGCAGTTATTATTTTTGTTTTGCCATTTATTACAGGGCAGAGCTTAACCAATGGCATCACTAGCCGTGTTTCGACAAGTAGCAACGAGCTATCTTTCTCGAAAGCTGTGCGCAGAGCTGCCCCTGCCGTAGTAAATATCTACAGCCTAAGTATCGATCAATCTAAACCGTTAAACCCTGGGTCTCTTCAAGGTCTAGGTTCTGGCGTGATAATGAGTAAAGAGGGCTACATACTCACCAACTACCACGTTATCAAGAAAGCTGATGAAATTGTCGTTGCTTTGCAAGATGGCCGTAAGTTCACCTCTGAAGTGGTTGGCTCCGACCCTGAAACCGATTTAGCCGTACTCAAAGTTGAAGGTGATAATCTCCCTGTTGTACCAGTCAATTTAGAGATCCCCGCACGTGTCGGTGATGTCGTTCTAGCTATTGGTAATCCATATAACCTTGGGCAAACGATTACCCAAGGCATTATCAGCGCGACAGGACGCAACGGTTTAAGCTCTGGTTATCTAGATTTCTTGCAAACAGACGCGGCAATTAATGCCGGTAACTCAGGCGGCGCACTAATAGATACCACTGGCCAGCTTATTGGTATTAATACCGCAGCCTTTCAGGTTGGCGGCGAAGGTGGTGGTCACGGTATTAACTTCGCGATTCCAATTAAGCTAGCCCACAGCATTATGGGTAAACTAATAAAGAATGGTCGAGTGATCCGTGGCGCCCTTGGTATTGGCGGTGAGCCCGTAGGTCCTGTTATGGCACAAATTTTAAACCTACCAGATCTAACTGGTGTTGTAATTACTAGCATTGACCGTAACGGCCCGGCCGCACAGGCTAAGCTACAACCTCGAGATGTGATCACTAAGTATGAAGGTGAGTCAATTCCAGGTGTTGAGATGCTGATGGATAGAATTGCCGAAACTACGCCAGGAAAGAAGGTGATGATGACAGTTATTCGAGATGGTAAATCTTACGAAGTGCCGGTAGTGATAGCCGAGAAGCCTGTTCATTATAATTAG